One window of Arvicola amphibius chromosome 6, mArvAmp1.2, whole genome shotgun sequence genomic DNA carries:
- the Cdhr2 gene encoding cadherin-related family member 2 — translation MGPSKMAWLWPLCALFPAFMLSVTANTPPRFANNMTLVFLSEDLPVGDTAFWLVATDNDDDRLTYGISGPYAYFFSVNSSTGEVKLASPLDFETRRSFQITISVNDNYNLPVTKELPVIVDDRNDNVPVFQGSEFSANISETLPVGSVVFSVVAKDEDSGTSGIVRYFIEKVIPSTDDSKNLFVILDNGSIVLNGSLNYNSKSAFYQLQLKACDSGGILNGEPKIQCSQPVFLSISVLDEPDLDPQFVREFYSASVAEDAAVGTSVLKVEAVDGDKGINDIVTYSITNSTRSGWFSIGKDGVIKVHEHLDREQLLSDNEEVQVQVTATEENLNIYGQNASVSIWVTIRVTDVNDHKPEFYNCSLPDCSFSPEEAQVNFVGYVDEHTSARIPIDNLTMVAYDPDQGDNGTFLLSVEGEDAEAFNVSPERAAGSASVQVVVRNSELVDFEKKTVMEVQVVATDSVSKESSVATVTIHLTDINDHRPTFSQSLYELTVPEHSPTGYVVTNRTKATDPDMGEWGQITYSLLAGNGDDLFEVNPNSGDVIVKNGTGLDREKQAVYYLTLQAMDGGNQSGTTTLQITLLDINDNTPVVRGSYNVFVPEGNSDVSVTIQAYDDDQPNTNNSRLLFSLLPGPYSQNFSIDPDTGVLRNLEPLDREDIDPALEGQIVLTVRVADCGEPPRSTDVNVTITVEDINDNPPIFNQSSYEFFVMERNPGEFVGAVKACDADQTEANNRISFSLSGTGVSNFIVRGNVLAQGCAEGSIWLLPDVSLDYEAQQFFNLTVSAENPGPQDFDSTANVMVTVVDVNDEPPMLVAASLQAVSVAENGSQYGQVAQVRAQDVDTAASLSIELVDVLCTKDNVDVGSVCHGWFSVDSNGSVYINQSEAIDYEACHLVTLVVRAHDLTTESGFEAYSSNGSLLINIEDKNDNAPYFLPDHQTFVIIPELVLPSQTVAYVQARDEDSQDNKIIDFSILSADFVSKNGATSPVQVFQITRSVEADVYTGNIQLVTNLDSTLQGTYQVTVQAEDKPAVGPALKAQTTLNLFTVDRSYRVRLQFSTNKDEVGAHVEEIKAALVQATRTTVYVVTIQNIDAVTRAQVQSYLDAYFVFSNGTALTLNELNMMIRKDQDSLRQLLEQGLVVVSSQESQESDQPKLLTSVIIGLVVAMVLVLVILITALICVRKSYQRKLQAMKAGKEARKTPIEAMTSTAANIPGTNMFNTERANPMLDLPTKDLGLEYLSSGDLDNVSLNSLDKNAVDLDTDVKEIKKPLPHNSPESDPEPLSAVLSGRPVSTGRQQKRDLSFINPGLDTVDL, via the exons GTGACTAAGGAGCTACCCGTGATCGTGGATGACAGAAATGATAACGTGCCTGTTTTCCAGGGTTCTGAATTCTCCGCCAACATCAGTGAG ACCTTGCCAGTCGGCTCTGTGGTATTCTCTGTGGTGGCTAAGGACGAAGACTCCGGGACCAGCGGTATAGTGAGGTACTTCATAGAGAAG GTCATTCCCAGCACCGACGACAGCAAGAATCTTTTCGTTATCCTGGACAATGGTTCCATTGTGTTGAATGGCAGCCTCAACTACAACAGCAAGAGTGCCTTCTACCAGCTGCAGCTGAAGGCCTGT GACTCAGGTGGCATATTGAATGGCGAACCAAAGATCCAATGCTCCCAGCCAGTCTTCCTGTCCATTTCAGTGCTTGATGAACCAGACCTGGATCCCCAGTTTGTCCGGGAGTTTTACTCAGCCTCCGTGGCTGAGGATGCGGCCGTG GGAACCTCGGTGCTGAAGGTGGAGGCGGTGGATGGCGACAAAGGCATCAATGACATTGTGACCTACAGCATCACCA ATTCCACGAGGTCTGGATGGTTCAGCATTGGGAAAGATGGGGTCATCAAGGTCCACGAACACCTGGACAGAGAGCAGCTGCTTAGTGATAATGAAGAAGTACAGGTACAGGTGACG GCCACCGAGGAGAATCTTAACATCTATGGGCAAAATGCCAGCGTGAGCATATGGGTCACAATAAGGGTGACCGATGTCAATGACCACAAGCCAGAATTTTACAACTGCAGCCTCCCCGACTGCTCCTTTAGCCCCGAAGAGGCCCAAGTCAACTTTGTAGGCTACGTGGATGAGCATACCTCTGCCCGAATCCCCATCGATAACCTGACCATGGTGGCCTACGACCCAGACCAG GGTGATAATGGTACCTTCCTGCTGTCAGTGGAGGGCGAAGATGCTGAAGCCTTCAACGTGTCCCCAGAGCGAGCGGCGGGGTCTGCCAGTGTGCAGGTAGTGGTGAGAAACTCAGAGCTGGTGGACTTTGAGAAGAAGACAGTGATGGAGGTGCAG GTTGTGGCCACTGACTCAGTCAGCAAGGAATCCTCGGTTGCCACGGTGACCATCCATCTTACAGACATTAATGACCACAGGCCCACGTTCTCTCAGAGCTTGTACGAACTCACCGTGCCAGAGCACAGTCCAACAGGTTATGTGGTCACCAACAGGACCAAG GCTACAGACCCAGATATGGGCGAATGGGGTCAGATCACCTACAGTCTGCTTGCTGGAAATGG AGATGATCTGTTTGAGGTGAATCCAAACTCAGGCGACGTGATCGTGAAAAATGGCACGGGGCTGGACCGGGAGAAGCAGGCCGTGTACTACCTCACACTGCAGGCCATGGACGGCGGGAACCAGTCTGGCACGACCACACTACAGATCACCCTGCTGGATATTAACGACAACACACCTGTGGTCCGAGGCTCCTACAACGTCTTTGTGCCAGAGGGGAACAGCGATGTCTCTGTGACCATCCAG GCCTATGATGATGACCAGCCAAACACTAACAACAGCCGCCTGCTCTTCAGCCTGCTGCCTGGGCCCTATAGCCAGAACTTCTCCATAGACCCTGACACAGGGGTCCTCAGGAATCTGGAGCCCCTGGATCGAGAGGACATTGACCCTGCCCTGGAGGGTCAAATCGTACTAACTGTGCGCGTGGCTGACTGCGGTGAACCTCCCCGCAGCACTGATGTCAATGTCACCATCACTGTGGAG GACATCAATGACAACCCGCCTATATTCAATCAGTCCTCCTATGAATTCTTTGTGATGGAAAGGAATCCAG GAGAGTTTGTGGGCGCTGTGAAAGCCTGCGATGCTGACCAGACCGAAGCAAACAACCGCATCAGCTTCAGCCTGTCCGGGACTGGTGTCAGCAACTTTATTGTCCGAGGCAATGTGCTGGCACAAGGGTGCGCTGAGGGGTCCATCTGGCTGCTCCCTGATGTGAGCCTGGATTACGAAGCACAGCAGTTCTTCAATCTGACAGTGAGCGCCGAGAACCCAGGCCCCCAGGACTTCGATTCCACAGCAAACGTCATGGTAACTGTGGTGGATGTCAATGATGAGCCACCTATGCTAGTTGCAGCCTCACTCCAGGCTGTATCCGTGGCTGAGAATGGCTCCCAGTACGGCCAGGTGGCTCAGGTGAGAGCCCAGGATGTGGATACTGCAGCCTCGCTGAGTATCGAGCTAGTGGACGTTCTCTGCACCAAGGATAACGTCGACGTGGGCAGCGTGTGCCACGGCTGGTTCTCTGTGGATTCCAACGGCTCCGTATACATCAATCAGAGTGAGGCCATCGATTATGAGGCTTGTCATCTGGTCACACTGGTCGTGCGGGCACATGACCTCACCACAGAGTCCGGCTTTGAAGCGTACAGCAGCAATG GAAGCCTCCTCATCAACATCGAGGACAAGAACGACAATGCTCCCTATTTCCTGCCTGACCACCAGACCTTTG TGATCATCCCAGAGCTCGTGCTGCCCAGCCAGACGGTGGCTTATGTCCAG GCCAGAGATGAGGACTCACAAGACAATAAGATCATCGACTTCTCCATCCTGAGTGCAGATTTTGTCTCCAAGAATGGGGCCACCAGCCCTGTCCAGGTCTTCCAGATTACCCGCTCAGTGGAAGCAGATGTGTATACCGGCAACATCCA GCTGGTGACCAACCTTGATTCCACTCTCCAAGGCACATACCAGGTGACAGTTCAGGCTGAGGACAAGCCTGCTGTGGGTCCTGCACTGAAAGCCCAGACCACTCTGAAT CTCTTCACCGTGGACCGGAGCTACCGTGTGAGGTTGCAGTTTTCCACCAACAAGGATGAAGTGGGTGCCCACGTGGAGGAGATTAAGGC GGCTCTTGTCCAGGCGACCAGGACCACTGTCTACGTTGTGACGATCCAGAACATAGACGCTGTGACTCG GGCCCAAGTCCAGTCCTACCTTGATGCCTACTTTGTCTTCTCCAATGGGACAGCCCTGACACTTAATGAGCTGAATAT GATGATCCGGAAAGACCAGGATTCTCTGAGGCAGCTGCTGGAACAgggactggtggtggtg AGCTCCCAGGAGAGCCAGGAGTCTGATCAGCCCAAACTGCTCACCAGTGTCATCATAGGACTGGTGGTGGCTATGGTGCTGGTCCTGGTGATTTTGATCACTGCCCTCATATGTGTGCGGAAGAG TTACCAGCGGAAGCTTCAAGCTATGAAGGCTGGCAAGGAGGCCCGGAAGACACCAATAGAAGCAATGACTTCAACTGCTGCTAACATCCCTGGCACTAACATGTTCAACACTGAGCG AGCCAACCCCATGCTGGACCTTCCCACCAAGGATCTGGGATTGGAGTACCTCTCCTCCGGTGACTTGGACAATGTCAG CCTCAATTCCCTAGACAAAAACGCTGTGGACTTGGACACGGATGTCAAGGAAATCAAG AAGCCGCTTCCACACAACTCGCCTGAATCAGACCCAGAGCCCCTGAGTGCAGTGCTCTCAGGAAGGCCGGTGAGCACAGGTAGACAGCAGAAGAGAGATCTGTCCTTCATCAACCCTGGCCTGGACACCGTAGACCTGTGA
- the Gprin1 gene encoding G protein-regulated inducer of neurite outgrowth 1, producing MRDCCSSPKAIPAPPKHTFDQSLGMDSRHSGPSGAGEGASCSESPAGSSACSSPPCTPLPETVRGRGALISGAPETALFGKPEPVSSAEAAPTTPENRNPVFLEKMDSNSLKQADSTPTGREDAVSLRKEESVLMGKAEPAICGKGEPGTVGRMDCVTPRKEDSGSLGRGDPMCSSMVDTASPGGEDPVSVRKGEPVSSGKVEPRKEDPTYSRREHPRSTGKGDLVSLEKKDMDRPEKADPASTKKADPGFSGKITAGSSSKTEFVSSGTVAPGTQKVNPVCLGMADPAAVGNTETLSSAKEDPPSSGEGGPVSTRMTEAVSAGQLGGVHPAKTDLASVNSPGPSGSVDPLSLRNVELVSPVKPELLSSGQAERVSLVKTETLSSGREDTKFSRKADHTTVTGNIKTSQKGNPESSGKTDPVSSSSGDAKSLGTRGSLSAAKAETATEGKGDPQSLEKASPTASEKAGPLTSSKVGSASQGKTETVLSEEADSTTLGKVVPTASGKLAVVSPGKVDLMASERAEGNPEAKAPEKRNPVNSTRASGSAEPKSGVKVVTQLPRATSPGKVEVPTLQKEQPQVSGKMDPPGKVNTPVSVEPVSLGKADSTSPSPRKAESQTSAETAPLPLEKAKAPFRPSDGTACSSAQPLGDARSSGVLPEPAPCASTSQKDLAAAAAEKSPRAEGAAPPPGPRTRDNFTKAPSWDAGAPPPREDAGTQAGAQACVSVAVSPMSPQDGAAGQAFSFQAAPRAPSPSPGPPSRRDAGLQVSLGAAEMRSVATGPMTPQTAAPPTAPPAFPEVRVRPGSVLAAAMAPQEAAEPVRDVSWDEKGMTWEVYGASMEVEVLGMAIQKHLERQIEEHGRQGAPAPPPAVRAGPGRAGSVRTAPAEGAAKRPPGLFRALLQSVRRPRCCSRAGPTAE from the coding sequence ATGAGGGACTGTTGCTCCTCCCCAAAGGCCATCCCTGCACCCCCAAAGCATACCTTTGACCAAAGCCTAGGCATGGACTCCAGACACAGCGGTCCCAgtggggctggggaaggggctTCCTGCTCTGAGAGCCCCGCTGGGAGCTCAGCCTGCTCGTCTCCTCCCTGTACTCCTCTCCCAGAGACAGTGAGAGGACGCGGAGCCTTGATCTCAGGAGCCCCTGAAACAGCTTTGTTTGGGAAGCCAGAGCCTGTGTCCTCAGCAGAAGCTGCTCCTACGACCCCAGAGAACAGAAATCCTGTATTCTTGGAAAAGATGGATTCCAACTCCTTGAAGCAGGCAGATTCCACTCCCACAGGAAGGGAAGATGCTGTGTCCTTGAGGAAGGAAGAATCCGTGTTGATGGGAAAGGCAGAGCCTGCGATCTGTGGAAAGGGGGAGCCTGGAACTGTTGGAAGGATGGATTGTGTAACTCCAAGGAAGGAGGATTCCGGGTCCTTGGGAAGAGGAGATCCAATGTGCTCCAGTATGGTGGATACAGCGTCTCCAGGAGGGGAAGACCCTGTGTCTGTAAGAAAGGGAGAGCCTGTATCCTCGGGCAAAGTGGAGCCAAGAAAGGAGGACCCCACATATTCCAGAAGAGAGCACCCTAGATCTACAGGAAAGGGAGATCTTGTGTCTTTGGAGAAAAAAGATATGGACCGTCCAGAAAAGGCAGACCCTGCATCCACTAAAAAGGCAGATCCTGGATTCTCAGGAAAGATAACTGCAGGATCATCAAGCAAGACAGAATTTGTATCTTCAGGAACAGTGGCTCCTGGGACCCAAAAGGTGAATCCTGTATGTTTGGGGATGGCGGATCCTGCAGCTGTGGGAAATACAGAAACTTTGTCCTCTGCAAAGGAGGACCCTCCCTCTTCAGGAGAGGGTGGGCCTGTATCTACGAGAATGACAGAAGCAGTATCGGCTGGACAGCTGGGAGGTGTGCATCCTGCAAAGACAGATCTGGCATCTGTGAACAGTCCGGGACCTTCAGGCAGTGTGGACCCACTTTCCTTAAGAAATGTGGAACTTGTGTCCCCAGTGAAACCAGAACTCTTGTCTTCTGGGCAGGCAGAACGCGTGTCGTTGGTGAAGACAGAAACCCTATCCTCAGGAAGAGAGGACACAAAGTTTTCTAGAAAGGCAGATCACACAACAGTCACAGGAAACATAAAAACATCTCAAAAAGGGAATCCTGAATCTTCAGGAAAGACAGACCCTGTGTCTTCAAGTTCAGGAGATGCCAAGTCTCTGGGGACGCGGGGGTCCCTGTCTGCTGCAAAAGCTGAGACAGCCACTGAGGGGAAAGGAGACCCACAGTCCCTGGAGAAGGCAAGTCCCACAGCCTCAGAGAAGGCTGGACCCCTCACTTCCAGCAAGGTGGGCTCTGCAAGCCAGGGAAAGACAGAAACTGTTCTCTCTGAAGAAGCAGACTCCACAACGTTAGGAAAAGTGGTCCCAACGGCTTCAGGAAAACTAGCTGTGGTGTCGCCAGGAAAGGTGGATCTCATGGCCTCGGAAAGAGCAGAAGGCAATCCAGAGGCAAAGGCTCCAGAAAAGAGGAATCCTGTGAACTCTACCAGAGCCTCAGGGAGTGCTGAGCCCAAGTCTGGGGTCAAGGTGGTAACCCAGCTTCCCCGTGCCACATCCCCGGGAAAGGTGGAGGTGCCAACTTTGCAAAAAGAGCAGCCACAGGTGTCTGGGAAGATGGATCCCCCAGGAAAAGTCAACACCCCTGTGTCTGTGGAACCTGTGTCCCTAGGGAAGGCTGACTCCACATCTCCATCTCCTAGAAAAGCAGAGTCTCAAACCTCAGCTGAGACCgcacctctgcctctggagaagGCCAAGGCCCCTTTCAGGCCATCCGATGGTACAGCCTGCAGTTCAGCCCAGCCTCTGGGAGATGCCAGGAGCAGCGGGGTCCTGCCAGAGCCAGCGCCCTGTGCCAGCACCAGCCAGAAAGACCTAGCGGCAGCTGCGGCTGAGAAGAGCCCCCGCGCGGAGGGTGCAGCGCCCCCGCCAGGGCCACGGACTCGCGACAACTTCACCAAGGCACCGTCGTGGGACGCAGGAGCGCCACCGCCCCGCGAGGACGCGGGCACGCAGGCCGGCGCTCAGGCCTGCGTCTCGGTGGCGGTGAGCCCCATGTCCCCGCAGGACGGCGCGGCCGGCCAGGCCTTCAGCTTCCAGGCGGCACCACGCGCGCCCAGCCCCTCGCCCGGGCCACCGTCGCGCCGGGACGCGGGCCTGCAGGTGTCGCTGGGTGCCGCCGAGATGCGCTCGGTGGCCACCGGGCCCATGACTCCGCAGACCGCGGCACCGCCCACCGCGCCGCCCGCCTTCCCGGAGGTGCGGGTCCGGCCCGGCTCGGTGTTGGCAGCCGCCATGGCACCCCAGGAGGCGGCCGAGCCAGTGCGCGACGTGAGCTGGGACGAGAAGGGCATGACGTGGGAGGTGTATGGTGCCTCCATGGAAGTGGAGGTGCTGGGCATGGCCATTCAGAAGCATCTGGAGCGCCAGATAGAGGAGCACGGCCGCCAAGGGGCGCCGGCGCCGCCGCCCGCCGTCCGCGCGGGCCCAGGCCGTGCAGGCTCCGTGCGCACCGCGCCAGCGGAAGGCGCCGCCAAGCGCCCGCCCGGCCTCTTTCGCGCGCTGCTGCAGAGTGTGCGCCGGCCGCGATGCTGCTCGCGGGCGGGACCCACGGCCGAGTGA